From Hyla sarda isolate aHylSar1 chromosome 5, aHylSar1.hap1, whole genome shotgun sequence, a single genomic window includes:
- the BAMBI gene encoding BMP and activin membrane-bound inhibitor homolog isoform X1, with product MDRQASLISIWLQLELCAMAILLTKGEIRCYCDAPHCVATGYMCKSELNACFSRLLDPQNPNSPLTHGCLDSVAKTTDVCRATAEGKSGVTVPKMECCHEDMCNYRGLHDVLSHPKSETSGGGSKYQHESTRNLITKVQELTSSKELWFRAAVIAVPIAGGLILVLLIMLALRMLRSENKRLQDQRQQMLSRLHYSFHGHHSKKGQVAKLDLECMVPVSGHENCCLTCDKMRHTDLSNDKIISLVHWGMYSGHGKLEFV from the exons GAGAAATCAGATGCTACTGTGACGCTCCCCACTGTGTGGCGACGGGATACATGTGTAAATCAGAACTGAACGCCTGCTTTTCCCGGCTACTTGACCCACAGAACCCCAATTCACCTCTCACACACGGCTGCCTGGACTCTGTTGCAAAAACGACAGACGTGTGCAGAGCCACCGCCGAAGGGAAGAGCGGAGTCACTGTGCCCAAGATGGAGTGTTGTCACGAGGACATGTGCAACTACCGAGGTCTTCACGATGTCCTCTCCCACCCCAAGAGTGAAACTTCAG GTGGTGGTAGCAAGTACCAACATGAAAGCACAAGGAACCTCATCACAAAGGTCCAAGAACTTACATCCTCCAAAGAACTGTGGTTTAGAGCAGCAGTCATTGCGGTGCCTATAGCCGGTGGATTGATATTGGTGCTTCTTATAATGCTTGCACTCAGGATGCTCCGGAGCGAAAATAAAAGGTTACAGGATCAGAGACAACAGATGCTCTCCAGACTGCACTACAGCTTTCATGGACACCACTCAAAAAAGGGACAAGTGGCCAAGCTAGACTTGGAGTGCATGGTACCGGTATCGGGCCACGAAAACTGTTGTTTGACTTGTGATAAAATGAGGCATACGGACCTCAGCAATGACAAAATCATATCTTTGGTTCATTGGGGGATGTATAGTGGACATGGAAAGCTGGAATTTGTATGA
- the BAMBI gene encoding BMP and activin membrane-bound inhibitor homolog isoform X2, which produces MCKSELNACFSRLLDPQNPNSPLTHGCLDSVAKTTDVCRATAEGKSGVTVPKMECCHEDMCNYRGLHDVLSHPKSETSGGGSKYQHESTRNLITKVQELTSSKELWFRAAVIAVPIAGGLILVLLIMLALRMLRSENKRLQDQRQQMLSRLHYSFHGHHSKKGQVAKLDLECMVPVSGHENCCLTCDKMRHTDLSNDKIISLVHWGMYSGHGKLEFV; this is translated from the exons ATGTGTAAATCAGAACTGAACGCCTGCTTTTCCCGGCTACTTGACCCACAGAACCCCAATTCACCTCTCACACACGGCTGCCTGGACTCTGTTGCAAAAACGACAGACGTGTGCAGAGCCACCGCCGAAGGGAAGAGCGGAGTCACTGTGCCCAAGATGGAGTGTTGTCACGAGGACATGTGCAACTACCGAGGTCTTCACGATGTCCTCTCCCACCCCAAGAGTGAAACTTCAG GTGGTGGTAGCAAGTACCAACATGAAAGCACAAGGAACCTCATCACAAAGGTCCAAGAACTTACATCCTCCAAAGAACTGTGGTTTAGAGCAGCAGTCATTGCGGTGCCTATAGCCGGTGGATTGATATTGGTGCTTCTTATAATGCTTGCACTCAGGATGCTCCGGAGCGAAAATAAAAGGTTACAGGATCAGAGACAACAGATGCTCTCCAGACTGCACTACAGCTTTCATGGACACCACTCAAAAAAGGGACAAGTGGCCAAGCTAGACTTGGAGTGCATGGTACCGGTATCGGGCCACGAAAACTGTTGTTTGACTTGTGATAAAATGAGGCATACGGACCTCAGCAATGACAAAATCATATCTTTGGTTCATTGGGGGATGTATAGTGGACATGGAAAGCTGGAATTTGTATGA